Proteins found in one Triticum urartu cultivar G1812 chromosome 4, Tu2.1, whole genome shotgun sequence genomic segment:
- the LOC125553011 gene encoding uncharacterized protein LOC125553011, whose product MESPPPPKFVAGLDREDRISALPDHLLLDILERLDLREAVRAGALSTRWRRLPKHLSRVHLNVGQFQGVVPLEAMDAFTSAARALLNVVEGQCERGALKVLSLSFYISSPHLSSIGRLVVDVVSLGQTQCLEFCVLPPPSSNTIPLLAENGQQFMSFSRAYPVAFSWLTRLTLKKLVFGHSDVTDLITACGRLRHLYLSFCRLADPFSALKIDVPRSGIQELEFSFVGCTGIELISVPKLRRVGCQNWIFENPPVCFGYVPELCVVQLFSKAKEWQVPFALSECLSRTGSAMNLSELYLDFLHQMIWIQPEHLKQLTAIFKSLTSVFLLGIFSECDLNWTLFILEAAPALQDIALSRHSCIKTPENSAEKRNVVWKPSKDLKHLNLRVLLIQGCEDEDKVTNYARLVMERAVGLKRILLCDQLPCEDCNAINPEPSLRRSQVDEASRHRIKERLTRGSSSSMDIIIC is encoded by the exons ATggagtcgccgccgccgcccaagtTCGTCGCCGGCCTAGATCGCGAGGACAGAATCAGCGCGCTCCCCGACCACCTCCTCCTCGACATCCTCGAGCGCCTCGACCTGCGCGAGGCCGTCCGCGCCGGCGCGCTCTCGACGCGGTGGCGGCGCCTCCCCAAGCACCTCTCGCGCGTGCACCTCAACGTCGGTCAATTCCAGGGCGTCGTGCCGCTCGAGGCCATGGACGCCTTCACGAGCGCCGCACGGGCCTTGCTGAATGTGGTCGAGGGCCAGTGCGAGCGTGGTGCCCTCAAGGTCCTCAGTCTCAGCTTCTACATCTCTTCCCCTCACTTGAGCTCCATAGGCCGCCTCGTCGTGGACGTCGTGAGCTTGGGCCAGACCCAATGCCTTGAGTTCTGCGTGTTACCGCCGCCCTCCAGCAACACCATCCCACTGCTCGCCGAGAATGGGCAGCAGTTCATGTCCTTCTCCCGTGCCTATCCAGTCGCCTTCTCGTGGCTCACCAGGCTTACACTCAAGAAACTTGTGTTTGGACATTCGGACGTCACCGACCTCATTACCGCTTGCGGTAGGCTCAGGCATCTCTACCTCAGCTTCTGCAGACTAGCTGATCCGTTCTCCGCGCTCAAGATCGACGTGCCGCGCTCTGGGATCCAGGAGCTCGAGTTCTCCTTCGTTGGGTGCACGGGAATTGAGCTCATTTCTGTCCCTAAGCTTAGGCGAGTGGGGTGCCAAAATTGGATCTTTGAGAATCCTCCAGTGTGCTTCGGCTACGTTCCTGAGCTTTGTGTTGTACAACTCTTTTCTAAAGCTAAGGAATGGCAGGTGCCATTCGCGCTGAGCGAGTGCCTGTCAAGGACAGGGAGTGCAATGAACCTGTCAGAATTGTATCTCGATTTTTTGCACCAAATG ATTTGGATTCAGCCTGAACATCTGAAGCAGCTCACTGCTATATTCAAAAGCCTCACCTCTGTGTTTCTTTTGGGTATCTTCAGTGAGTGTGATCTGAACTGGACATTGTTTATCCTTGAAGCTGCACCTGCCCTACAGGATATTGCA TTATCTCGACATTCATGTATCAAGACTCCCGAGAACAGTGCCGAGAAGAGGAACGTGGTGTGGAAGCCATCCAAGGATTTGAAGCACCTGAACTTGAGGGTGCTGCTGATCCAAGGGTGCGAGGATGAAGACAAGGTGACTAACTATGCAAGGCTAGTCATGGAACGAGCTGTGGGGCTGAAGAGAATCCTGTTGTGTGATCAACTCCCATGCGAGGACTGCAATGCCATCAACCCAGAGCCTTCCCTGAGAAGATCCCAGGTTGATGAAGCTAGCAGGCATCGGATTAAGGAGCGACTCACACGTGGATCCTCCTCTTCCATGGACATAATAATCTGTTGA